CCTTAGAGCTGGGTGAGTCCCCCTCAATCCGGTGTGCAGCTTCAGCCTTCTTCCTGCACGGCTCAAGTCAGCCACCACTCTGGTTCACTACTTCATTTCCCCAACAACTCATTGGCTCCCTGATACATAGATAGATCTCCCATCACTAGTGTCTCCTCTTGTCAATCCATGCCTCACAGCAGTCCCCTCTCAGCTCTCCCCAGAGCAGGTACCTGGTGAGGAACATTTGAAGAAAGGCTTCAGTGTGTCCTGCATGTTGCTCAGCCTCTGCTCCAGGGTGCTCCTCTGCCTCTCCTCCCTTtgcaagttctcctctgtcttctccTTGTCGGACTGGCAGGCCTGTAACTGCCCTTCAGCAGCCTGGCGACGCCCTTGTTCACCCTGTAGTGCTTTCTGACTCTGGGCCAGCTCCCTCCTGGACCCTTGCAGCTCCTCTTCCCTCTTCCCCTCCTGGGTTACCTTCCGGTGGAGCTGCTGGCGCAGGCTGCTGTTAGTGGCTTCCAGAACGCTGTCCATCTGCTGGAGCTGCTGAGACACCTGCAGATCTGTTTGGCCATAAAGAGTGATTTGGAGGGCATCTTCACCAGACACGTCCTGCGCCCCTGAGACTTCAGCATCAGCCCTTTCACTGCTTCTTGCAACTTTTTGCACAATGAGCTGAAATACAAGATCTGACTGCCTAAAGCTTAAGGAGGTACTGCATAAGGTAAGGACAATTTAGGAGGAGGACAACGCGCTGGAAACCAGACCAAAAGCTAAGGGTTTGGTGGGAGCCACTGTGGGCTCTGCTGAGGAAGGGTGGCTGTGGAGGGGAGCAGGGGAAatgttgtttgggggtaagtgGGACGTGGGGGCAAACATACTCACAGCGCATGCCCAGGCAGATAGCGGCCACCGCTAACATCAGGCAGGTGAGGAGCAGGCCAAGGAGAAGGAGGTGCATGTAGGCTGCACAGCCTTAGGGAGCGAGTGGAATGAGGGGCAGTCAGTCCCAAAAAAGAATGTATAGACTGAGGGGATGGGCGGAGGGGATTCACGACGAAAAAGCACTCCTAACAGGACGGTAGTGCAGGGCTGAGGAGGGCAGGCAAGGCTGGCTTTGTGGGGCAGTGGGAGCATTTCACAGGTAGGGGATGGAGGTGTTTCAGAGTAAAGGTTGGGGGTTGTCAAacagagaggggggaaggagaggCACGTGAACTGGGGCCTTGAAGGAGTCTCGGTCGACATATTGGAATGATCAGTAGGGGATGGGGTGGAAGGGGCACCGAGAGGGGTCGCGGTGCCCCCTAGGCGTCGAAAGACCTGCACCCGGGCCCCCTCCCGGGCCAGGCCTGCGCCCTGCGGGCCAGCCCACCTCTGCGCTGCCCCGCGTGAGCACGTCCCTCCCAGCCATCCTCGCCAGGAGTCCCGGCGTCTCCGCGGCGGGGAGAGGCCCAGAAGGGGAACTGGCCTTCCGCGGCCCGGGGAGATCGTGACCACGCAGCGTGTGGACCCGGACGCCACTCACAGGGGAGAACCCGCCCAGCAGCTGCTGACGTTACGGTGCTCCAGGCCGCGGGTGGCTGCTCCGGCTTGACCTCTGCAGATTGGGAGGGGCTCCAGTTGGAACATGGGAAGCACCGGGAAATGCCccttctgccccctccccaccctaccACCACGCTGAGCCCCCGTCCGTCCTATGTTGACCCCTACAATTCGTCTGGGACACCCTCATCCCTCGCGGGACTTCCTTATCTCTCCCTGAACTCTTCTCCCTCCTGGGACTGGCCTTGCCTTTTCTCCAGGGACCCCTCATCTCCCCcgctaaaaataaacaaaacaagttgctgtgaagtcgattccaactcatagtgatcctatacgacaaagtagacctgtcccatagggtttccaaagagcagctggtggattcgaactgccaaccctttggttagaagccaatctCTTAGGCTTCACATCTCCCCACTAGGTCTCATTTTACCCTTCCTGCCCTCTTATCTGTCCACCCCAAGCCCTCTCCCTGGGATTGCTCCCATCCCTCTCCTGTACCCTCTCAACTCTCTGTGACTCCCATTAGAACTCCTCTCCCCGAAGCACTGCCCCCATGCCTCCTCCGAGCCCTTACCTCCCCACTGGGCTCTCCCACCTTGCCCTTGGCATCTTGATTCTTCCCCTGGCTCCCGTTTACCCGGTTctcattcttctctttccttaGACACCTCTCCTTTCCCCAAGGGTGTTGTCTTCTCCGGCTCAAGACACAGCCACCCAAACACACGTCCCCTGTGCACTCCATACCTGCTTTGTCCCTAGGCCCAGGGGGAGCCATGCCCCCTGGCCACTCTGGAGCTGAGGGCACTTGTACATTCTCATAGGTGAGCTCCCCATTCTCATAATCCTCTGTGTCTGGAGAGGAAAGGGACCAAGGTGGGAATCAGGAGGTGGGGTCCTGAAGGAGGAGGGGATGCAGGCAGAATCAAGGAGATTCATCCACCCTTACCCTGTTCTAGCCGGGTGGAGATGCTCTTCTTCAGGGGTGCCTTCACAAACCGAAGGTCTGCATAAGTGATGGCCTCAGCCATGATCCtgagcccctctgcacccacccgTTTTGCCCCCTCTTCCACTGGTCCCAACACTGCTTGCCACTCTCCTCTCTGTCTTTATACTCTTAGGCTTTGTGTTCCCTCTGTGACTACACACATAATCGTTTTGCCCTGTGACTTCCAGTTACAAAAGAGGAAGGTGTGAGCAAGTCTCTACCAGATGGGTTCAGTGAAGCAGAAGGCATCCCTGGGCCCAGGACAGGGGGGCAGAGGAGGGGAGATTGAGGTCCAGAGTCTTGGAGTAGGAGCTGGGGGTGTCCAGGCCACTACTTGGGCTGGACCATGTCCTGCCTGTGTCCCCCTTCATGCATCCTAGACCCACTTCAGTGATGCTGGGTTCCAAACACCTGTCCTCCTGACTGGCTTCCCTGATTGCCCCCCTCCATTCCTGCCTGCCCTATCCACTGGGGCTTATGGGTGTGTAGTCAGAGCAATTCTGTAGCCAACTGACCTCAGAGGATTTCAGTCACTGCTCCAGGGTGGGGCTCCATTGCCCCCATCAGATTGTGGGTACTAGTGTGGATCccagaaaacctggtggtgtagtagttaagaactatagccgctaaccaaaaggtcggcagctcaaatccaccaggcgctccttggaaaccctatggggcagttctgctttgacctGTAGAGTATGGGAACTGATTTTGAATGGGTAGTGTGGATCCCTAGCTTCCCACCATCCTGGGGTTTCCAGCAGGTTCTTAGAAAGGGGTCCCCTGATGTGTTGGATCCCTAGGTGGGCTCGTCTCTTCTATAGCTTGGGGGCTTTCAGGGTGGGCCCAGCTCCCCTCCTGCTATACCCCACAGAGTTGCTGAGGAATCCCTCCTCCCTGTCACAGGGAGGTTCTCACTCAAAAGCCCTTTCTGGGAATGCCACAGCCCTTCTGGAGGGTGTAGGTGACTTAGGACCAAACTGTTTCTCCTCTGCAGACACCCCCAGAGTTCCTCTTCAGAGatttcccttcccccctccacccTTGTTACCCTCTTGTGATCAGTCAGCCCTTCCTCTCCCCATCCTGCCCCTGCCAGCCTCGTGACATCCTCTTTCCCTACAGCCAAACAGTCGTGCAGGACCTAGAAGGTGGAGCACAAGAGGCAGAGGCCCAGGAATAGGCCTGGGCTGCGGGTGAGGATGAGGGACCCCACAGGGACCTTAGCACTGGCAGTCTCACAGCTTGTGCAGTGGAGAAGCCTTCTCTACACCCCTGGGGGGTGCCAGGGATCAGGGGAGCTGCCTAGGGGTTAGACAAAGAAAGGAAGCAGGGCCAGGAGCTTAGCATGCAGACTCTTGGCCAGCCAAGATTTTTATATGttcttgttttggttttgctCTTAATTTCCTAGTAAAGTTCTTCCTGAAAAACAAGTCCCAACATTGGCCTTTCACACCCAGcccagaggaagaaggagcattTGGCAAAGTGGAGAAGGGCCCAGTGGCTGAGAGGCACTCATAGAAGGTCCCTTCATAGAAGGGGAGGGCTTGACTGATGGAGGACAGAGGGACAcccagggaggggagaggggggcTGCTGAGCAAGGGTGCCTAGAGATGCTCCCTAACATTCTTTTGCTCCTATACAGAACCCCAAAAGGGCCTACTTCTGAGAGTTGGAAGGGACTGGGGCAAGACAAGGTATGGAGGTGGGGAAAAACCCACCCCCCAGTGGGTGACATCCGCCCCCTCAGAAACCCCTTCTGCAGCTGTGGGGAGgaaaaaggaaggggaaagaggTCCTCACCGCAGTTTAACAGCTTTTATTGTATGATTGGTGGTGTGTAGCATGGTGCTATGATGGGCCCCATCCCCAAGAACATGCCCACTGAGGCACCTGAGTAATGTGTCTGAGGACAGAcagataaatgtgtgtgtgcacacacgcgTCCAGGCCTTTGCTGTCTGTTCCCGGGGTGTCTGTGTGAGGTGAGCATCCCTGTCAAAGCTGGTCTGGAGGATTAAACACAGAGGACTCTGGGGGACAAAGGGTGTCTGTGGtagctgttttttctctttttcctaggGCAGGGAATGATGGGCCATTTTAAGAAAAGTCTTAAAAGGTCATGGTGACAGGTTCTACAAATATTACCTTTTTAAGGTTCACTGTTCCCTGAGGTGTCCCTGCAGCTGTTAACCATCCCTGCTTGGTTGAGGTTTCCAACAACCCACCTGGGCACCCTGCCAGGGCCTCCCCCAGATAACAGTACGTGTTGGTGACTCCCTGGGGACCTCAGTGGCCTGTGAGAGTGAGTGGGGGCatatagagcagctggtggcacGATGGGTGGGGGCAGTCAGTGCACTTGTATCTGTGGTGTAGGCGGTGGGGGTGTAGGCAGTGTGTGTACCAACTGCAGGAACACTTGTGGGAATCCCATAAACTGTGGATAATGTCCCAGTTTTCAGGACTGATACATTTGGTGAACATGACGTGGATGCCAGGTAAAATGCCAAGACCGAGGCTCCCAGGGTACGCTCTGAAAAAGAATCAGGGGACGTGCTGCCTAACTGGCCCTTGGAGAGGCTTAAGAAGGGAGGGTACTCAAATGGATTTAGGATGAGTTAAACTCCATACACAGCCCCGGGGCAGGAGATGGCCTTGGAAGTCTTAACCAGGCTTGGCCTCTGTTTCTCTCCTCTTTGGTTattttggtgatggttgcatgtcTTCTCATGAGATCCTGCATTCCATTACATCTTAGACACAATGCCTTCTTTTGTGAATAGATGTATAAGCAGGATTCTTCCCCATATGTGCCGCATAGGATCTTTGCAAAATTGACATTCACGTTTCTTTTGAGGCTGGACACCTGTAACATCAAGCCATATCCCTACTGCCCAACTGTCAGAGTCACCCAGGAACTTTTAAGAGTTGAGGGCAAGTGCTTCACACCTCAGCATTTCCAGGACCATAATATCATTGTctgagaccctagaggacaaacaCCAAAGCCCCTTTcctgccctcacctggcctctccACTGCTTATTACGGGGAACAGGGTGTTAAGGTAGGCAAAAGGAGAGGGCCCAACAGTAACGGCGTCCAGAAAGAATTTTTAGTGTGGAAAGGGGCTCATCTTGGTAAAGCCCAGCCAACATTAGGAAGTCAGGAATGTCTCCTAAAACTCTAAAAGTCAGACTGTCTCTGTCTAACtccaatctaatcacatgagtCCTTGAAAGGGAGCGTCTGTAGGAAGAGAGAGATTCCATGATAGAAGAATTAGAGAGCTGCAACATGAAAAGGACTCAACCAgcccattgctggctttgaagatggaggaaggaggccaggagccaaggaatgcaggcagtctctagaaggtggaaaaggcaagaaaatgggcTCTCCCCTATAGCCCCCAGAAAGGAACATAGCCCTGCAAACACCTTAATTTTAGCCCAATGAGACCTAtattggacttctggcctccagaactgtgagatagtaaatttgtattgtttaagccactaagtttgtggtatttCATCACAACAGCAATAGGAAACAAAATACACAAATGTTTGCTAAGCTTCCTGAACTGTGGAGGAAGCATGATGTAATGGAAAGAGCACATTACTGGGggtaaagaagccagtcacaattTCCAAGGTTTTCATCAGTAAAATATGGATGGTTTAGACAATGTGTGACATCAGTCAAGGGTGTGATTGCTGGAGACACAGTAGGTCTCAACTTCAACAAAAGCATCTTAAAAAGTCTGCCACAACAGCTTTAGAGACAGGTGGGAGCAATATGGGCCACTTGGTAGCATTATTAATGGAATTTACAGCTCTTTGAATCACTTAAGCCAAAGAGAGCCGCTAGGTCTCCGGTGACTTGCCCAGGCCCCTCCTTGGCCCTGTGTTTAATGATGACACAGAAAGCACATTCATATTTTCTGATGCCACAGAGCTGAAAAGAAAAGCAATACACTGAAAGACAAACTCAAGATTCTAATGTTGCTACAGGACAAAATGATGACTCCAAACCACAGAACGAAATTTAATAAAAGGTAAATAATAATAGCATTTATTGAAAAATGAAATTTGcggttcaaaaaataaattacacaAGCATGGAATGGGGGGAGCCTGGCTTAACAATAGTTGATACACAAACTATCAGAGAGGGAAAGGCAGTTATCAGACATTTTAGAGCCGGAAGGGAGAGCCCAACCCACTTATTTTACAAATTAGGAAACTGGGCTCCGTAGGCCGTAAGCTCAACTGTATGACTAGGAGGGCTTGTGGGAAAAGCTACACTGATAGGACTCCAGCTCTTTACCAAATATGTCAAACATTGTGCCAGCCACACCTACAGCCTCTTTTAAGGGGGCAGACCCCTGCTGATGAGGCAGCCTAGACCCTGGAATTTGTGATACCAAATTCTGACCTCAGCTGATTGAAATAATCAAGTGGGCAACTGACCCAAGACCTGGCCAGTCCATAGAGTAGCCAGTGGCTTATGAGGTAACCTGGTGTGGAAGTCAGAGATGATGTAAACTTATCAAATTTTCATTCTCAGGAATTTAGAGAAAATAAGGAGATGAACTCAGCAGTGGGAGCTGAAACTGAAAGGCTGCATACAAAGTATGTCCACAGAATGGAGTTCTCCACACCTTAAGCAACTGTGCCTGGCTACTCTCTCTCACATACTTAGTGGAGAATGATTATCCTGGCAGGGGTAATGAACCTGATCGTCATGCAGAGATAAAGTTGCTGTTACATAATGGGAACGGGAGGACTGCCTCTgcagccatgggattcctgggtgCCTCTTGGTGCTCCCCGCCCACTGATTATCCATGAACGGGCAACTGTGGCCACCACAGCCTGAAAAGGGCAGAGTAATCAGGGCTCAGACCCCTAAGAAGTGAAAGCCTAGGTTATCCACCAGGCAAGCGATCTAGAACCAGCAAGAAGTGCTGTCTCAGGAGGAGGGAAGTCTGGAATGGATGCTAGAGGAACCTTAGAGTCTGTAAGTTGAATAGATGGTTGCAGCCTTAGAGCCAACCCCTGCGGTGGGGACTATAGTTTGCCTCACTAACCCTCCTATTACAAGTGTTTATTCcatctcctcctttcccttctttttcttctttttgaagaaCTTGTAACtgcatctaccctgagaccagaagaactagatagtgcctggccacCACTACCGACTGTTTTAATTAGAGCCACAATAGATGAACCTgataggatgggagaaaaatgtggagcagaacctcaaattcctaacaaacaaaacaaacctaccAGGCTGTTTGAGACTTGAAGGCTCCCTGAGGCTATTGCCCTGAGGCACGCTtcgaaccttgaaccaaaactaacccctgaggtcaccttgtagctaaataacagattggctcaaaaaataatgactatCACCCAGAAGTACTGCGCTCCTTTAAAAAAGtcatctatatgagactaaatgctTAACAATTACTTTAGAACgtagatgagaatgtaaggaggcagggaaactagattaatggaaacagaatattgtgtagaatgtaaccaatgtcacttaatagcttatgtagaaattgttgaatggggaacctaaactgctgtgtgaaccttcaccgaaaacacaataaaatattatcaaaaaaaaaaaaaaattgtgaccaGTCACGCTCTTGAAGCAGGGAGAGTGTAGCGTGAACTCAGTATGGAACATGAGTGGATCTGAGCCATGCATGTGTTGATGGTGCAGACACTACCAGGGCCTCAGCCATGTCCCCTGGCCTCACTTCTGTGGTGCACGTTAGCCCAGGTTCCACCTGCCAGCCCACACCTCTTTGCTTACAGATTTTCTCTGGTGGCTCAGAGCTCAACCTCCACACAAGGCAGGCCTAAAGAGCCGGAGGGTCaatctcctccccctcccccctcaagGGCAGCTCTCAAATAATGACTGGTGGGAACTGGTGCATAAATACGCCAGTTCCTTCACCCTTCAGGTGAGAATAAGGATAATTGCAGACATCCTATCTAATTCCTGATTTTAATTGAAATGGCTTTAGTGTTTCTCCACTGAGAACAATATTTGCTGTTAGGTTTTAGTAAATAGTCTTCATTATATTTAAGcaatttcccccttttttttatttcagaatttttatttAGGAATGGTGTTAAGTTATGCAAACTCACTGCTTGCCCCTGGGAAGCAGGCTGTTTCTGGGACTTGCCACCTTCCTAAAGGTCCTTGTTCTTGGCTCTGAAGCCGGTTCTTCAGAAAGCTGTCTGAGGGAATGCTCTCTGCAAGGAGCCCAGCAGAGCCCACTTTAAGCTCCTCACCTGTAACTGGGAGATGTCAGAGGCGGAGTGGAAGGGAGTGCCTTGTTGGGGTTGCCATATGCCCAGAACCTCCTCACCCTGACTAGTCTAAGTATTACTGGTAGATACAATGATGCTCACTAAAAGACTCAGAAACATTAATAGTAGTTGCCTCTAGTCAACTATTACTGGAGTGGGAATGGGGCAGGgactcttttgctttttttttttgctaaaatttCTTAACCTCGAAGCTATCACCATTCTGgatcagataattctttgttgtgtgagactgactgtgcattgtaggatgtttagcagcaacctggcttctacccactagcACCCCTCCCCAGTTGTAGCAACCCAAAATGCCTCCAGATATTGTCAAATGTCCTGAGAGCTACTGTTCTATACCCTTCTGttctatttgaatttttttaactATGTGCTCTAACTGCTTCTATAATTAAGCATTTAACCAAGGTCATGAGACAGAGGAGGAAATATGAAGCTGTTGGGAGGAAGCAGAAACATGAAGTAGAGAATATACAATAAAGGATGAAGAAGAAAAGTAGAAAGAGATTTGGATATAATcaagagaagcagagacaaaGAGTATCTGGGTCACAGGACCAGAAAGACAGGAGTGTGAAAACCCCCATTCTTTATAATTCTTTAATTCTCTCTTGTATCTGtaatgataaggagccctggtggtacctcggttaattaagcacttggctgctaaccaaaaggttggcagttggaacccaaccagtggctccatgggagaaagacctgcgatctgcttccaataaagattacatccaagaaaaccctacaggaaagttctactctgtcacataaggtcactatgagtcaggatctacttgatggcacctaacaacatctgtaATGATTCTCTGTAGCTGAGGTCTCCAGCACTGCCTAGGATCCAATAACAGACTGCAGAGGCCCAATCATTCCATAGCCACcgttctgggatttccattccATTAAGTGTCGTACTTGCTCCAGGTGTCCTTACAAAAAACACCCCTTCACTTAAGCTAGACTGAGTGAGTCTCTCTACTCCTGACGAAGTGCCCAGTCAAAGAAGTGGACCCTGACCCCCACCACGTGCTTAGAGCTACATTCACTTGTTAGCACCACACATGAAGAGGGTCTCTGACCAAGCAAAACAAGCGATGAGTAGATTGCAAATATGTCCTGTAAAAGAACTGTAgaaggaattttaaaaagcttttcctggggaaaaaaagactTAGGCCATCCATCAGCACTGGCTTTCAA
The sequence above is drawn from the Elephas maximus indicus isolate mEleMax1 chromosome 9, mEleMax1 primary haplotype, whole genome shotgun sequence genome and encodes:
- the CD72 gene encoding B-cell differentiation antigen CD72 translates to MAEAITYADLRFVKAPLKKSISTRLEQDTEDYENGELTYENVQVPSAPEWPGGMAPPGPRDKAEVKPEQPPAAWSTVTSAAAGRVLPCCAAYMHLLLLGLLLTCLMLAVAAICLGMRYLQVSQQLQQMDSVLEATNSSLRQQLHRKVTQEGKREEELQGSRRELAQSQKALQGEQGRRQAAEGQLQACQSDKEKTEENLQREERQRSTLEQRLSNMQDTLKPFFKCSSPENCCPVGWIQKRKSCFYFSPTQKSWEDSRKHCKSLSSDLAVLKDLQSQYYSSRSDSREIINLLTSDGNLFESCWIGLSLDKNWKWIDGTPVSEPRIQSSRWLGTQNSNCAKVQMKYWATLQQEDCSNRLPCICEMPAFRHPDGEHSLHLN